A single Acropora palmata chromosome 5, jaAcrPala1.3, whole genome shotgun sequence DNA region contains:
- the LOC141880569 gene encoding adenosine receptor A1-like: MTGANGTNNTTNTQGPTADLFPNPLGWAITYAVLAVAVVLGNSLTIAAFSINRRLAHARTNYFVVSLGIADFMVGACSIPMYAAELMFYHFYEGKRSSLFHEIYLPVDAFMGFASVFTLVAIALDRACSVLFPHKHKTISKTAYLCAIALVWFHAACVAALHLLSNLTGGVLPIEVFNYAVIVGIFISLITISLAYATVWHRVRNPPKLHHRDTTMQEKKLAVTLSMITFVFVLTWVPFYILNIFSMFCLSCYVLELVYFAKFLHYSNSFANFIIYALKIPKFRRTVFQILCGKRGGTKRPKEPPIKLPAEIKHLSVKDIEIERNSEANDQTNS, translated from the coding sequence aTGACAGGAGCAAATGGAACAAACAATACCACCAACACTCAAGGACCGACAGCTGATCTGTTCCCAAACCCTCTAGGCTGGGCAATTACATACGCCGTGCTAGCAGTGGCTGTTGTCCTGGGAAACTCTCTCACCATAGCAGCCTTCAGCATCAATCGAAGACTCGCGCATGCGCGAACAAACTACTTCGTCGTAAGCCTAGGAATCGCAGACTTCATGGTCGGCGCATGCTCTATACCAATGTACGCTGCAGAACTAATGTTTTACCACTTTTACGAAGGAAAAAGAAGTTCcctttttcatgaaatttatCTTCCGGTGGATGCCTTCATGGGTTTTGCCTCGGTCTTCACTCTTGTCGCCATTGCCCTGGATCGCGCATGCTCTGTACTCTTCCCTCACAAACACAAAACCATCTCGAAAACCGCCTATTTATGCGCAATAGCACTGGTTTGGTTTCATGCCGCATGTGTGGCCGCCCTCCACTTGTTAAGTAACCTTACCGGCGGAGTATTGCCAATTGAAGTTTTCAATTATGCTGTAATTGTCGGTATATTTATCTCTCTGATAACCATCAGTCTTGCCTACGCTACGGTATGGCACAGGGTTCGTAACCCTCCGAAACTACACCACAGGGATACAAcaatgcaagagaaaaagttGGCAGTTACACTGTCAATGATCACATTCGTATTTGTTCTAACCTGGGTTCCCTTTTATATATTGAATATATTTTCTATGTTTTGCCTTTCGTGTTATGTTCTAGAATTAGTGTACTTTGCTAAGTTCTTGCACTATAGTAATTCCTTTGCCAACTTTATCATTTATGCACTCAAAATTCCCAAATTTCGAAGGacggtatttcaaattttgtgtgGGAAAAGAGGAGGTACAAAGAGACCCAAGGAACCACCGATTAAATTGCCGGCAGAAATTAAACATCTCTCAGTCAAGGACATTGAAATTGAACGCAATTCAGAAGCTAATGATCAGACAAACTCCTAA
- the LOC141881230 gene encoding tRNA N(3)-cytidine methyltransferase METTL2-like isoform X3: MADENDSSRPQFGNRFLSDPSKVFEHNAWDNVEWDSDQEHAASQKIMENSEVILEEYEQVLYEEKASNFWDEFYMQHQNRFFKDRHWLFTEFPELSGPEITYSHYDQKINSKTTKPGTCSGADTKLSTCLRNSSIVRKTDVGQLHSEKTQNISNLSNVMDASGENSLLHAKDIDRKLSQLGLFDQAFPGYQKSKRILEVGCGVGNTVFPILEANKDPDLFIYCCDFSLNAIRLVKEHPDYNPERCHAFVCNITDKALVFPFPDESLDIVILIFVLSAIHPDRMQDVINRLSQLLKPGGLILFRDYGRYDMAQLRFKKGKCLAENFYVRGDGTRVYFFTPGDSNARRLSSGT, encoded by the exons ATGGCGGACGAGAATGACTCTTCGCGACCCCAATTCGGCAACCGTTTTCTATCTGATCCGAGTAAAGTGTTTGAACACAATGCATG GGATAATGTGGAATGGGACAGTGATCAAGAACATGCAGCATCACAAAAAATTATGGAAAATTCTGAAGTTATACTTGAAGAATATGAACAAG TGTTGTATGAGGAGAAAGCCAGTAATTTCTGGGATGAATTTTATATGCAGCATCAAAATAG GTTTTTTAAAGATCGCCACTGGTTGTTCACAGAATTTCCAGAGCTGTCTGGACCAGAGATAACATATTCTCATTATGATCAGAAAATCAACTCCAAGACTACAAAGCCAGGGACATGTTCAGGAGCAGACACAAAGTTATCCACCTGTTTACGGAACTCAAGCATTGTTAGAAAAACTGATGTTGGACAATTGCACAGTGAAAAAACACAGAATATATCAAATTTGTCCAATGTCATGGATGCAAGTGGAGAAAACAGTTTATTGCATGCAAAAGACATTGATAGAAAATTATCTCAGTTAGGGCTTTTTGATCAGGCATTTCCAGGATATCAGAAAAGCAAACGCATCCTTGAG GTTGGATGTGGTGTGGGAAATACAGTATTTCCTATCTTAGAAGCAAATAA GGATCCagacttatttatttactgctGTGATTTCTCCTTAAATGCAATACGTTTAGTTAAG GAGCACCCAGATTACAACCCTGAGAGATGTCATGCATTTGTGTGCAATATTACTGACAAAGCtttagtttttccttttcctgatGAAAGCTTGGATATTGTGATCCTCATTTTTGTGCTCTCAGCAATTCATCCAGATAG AATGCAAGATGTTATTAACAGATTATCCCAG CTCCTAAAACCAGGTGGATTGATTCTGTTCAGAGATTATGGTCGTTATGATATGGCTCAACTACGATTTAAGAAAG GTAAATGCTTAGCTGAAAACTTCTATGTCCGAGGAGATGGGACGAGGGTTTACTTTTTCACACCAG GTGATTCGAATGCAAGACGTTTATCTTCTGGAActtag
- the LOC141881242 gene encoding uncharacterized protein LOC141881242, with amino-acid sequence MPKAFLVKKKTEKIKRVPHNLLPASIPVIGYSSEFQHAVPHIKQTGVPCQIPAEICWQKRLFSYPAEVTSLKAIREEPAAKSETLVSAEKQKQNDFSSVDKNGNGIAPGQTATNNYECHDCRKSYSSVTSLLRHQQYHCHPNHKRPFHCKYCDKLYVSLGALKMHIRTHTLPCKCKICGKAFSRPWLLQGHIRTHTGEKPYKCPNCQRAFADRSNLRAHLQTHSEVKKYSCGLCSKSFSRMSLLLKHEASGCPGNAP; translated from the exons ATGCCAAAAGCATTCTTAGTCAAGAAGAAAACCGAGAAGATCAAAAGAGTTCCTCACAATCTTCTGCCTGCCTCCATTCCAGTGATCG GTTACTCTTCAGAATTTCAACATGCTGTCCCACATATCAAGCAAACAGGAGTTCCGTGCCAAATTCCTGCTGAAATCTGCTGGCAAAAGCGACTTTTCTCGTATCCAGCTGAAGTCACAAGTCTTAAAGCGATAAGAGAAGAGCCCGCTGCTAAGAGTGAGACTTTAGTATctgctgaaaaacaaaaacaaaatgacttcTCGAGCGTCGACAAAAACGGCAATGGAATAGCTCCGGGGCAAACCGCGACAAACAACTACGAGTGTCACGACTGCAGAAAAAGCTATTCATCCGTTACTTCTTTACTTCGCCATCAGCAGTACCACTGCCATCCCAACCACAAGCGGCCATTCCATTGCAAATACTGTGACAAACTCTACGTGTCGCTCGGCGCACTTAAAATGCACATTCGAACGCACACGCTTCCATGCAAGTGCAAAATTTGCGGTAAGGCGTTCAGCCGACCTTGGTTGCTCCAGGGACACATCCGAACCCACACCGGAGAAAAGCCTTACAAATGCCCGAACTGCCAACGAGCTTTCGCCGACAGATCCAATCTCCGTGCACATTTACAGACACATTCAGAGGTCAAAAAATACTCTTGTGGCCTTTGCTCAAAGTCTTTTTCACGAATGTCGCTCTTGCTGAAGCACGAAGCCAGCGGATGTCCTGGAAATGCCCCCTGA
- the LOC141881230 gene encoding tRNA N(3)-cytidine methyltransferase METTL2-like isoform X2: protein MADENDSSRPQFGNRFLSDPSKVFEHNAWDNVEWDSDQEHAASQKIMENSEVILEEYEQVLYEEKASNFWDEFYMQHQNRFFKDRHWLFTEFPELSGPEITYSHYDQKINSKTTKPGTCSGADTKLSTCLRNSSIVRKTDVGQLHSEKTQNISNLSNVMDASGENSLLHAKDIDRKLSQLGLFDQAFPGYQKSKRILEVGCGVGNTVFPILEANKDPDLFIYCCDFSLNAIRLVKEHPDYNPERCHAFVCNITDKALVFPFPDESLDIVILIFVLSAIHPDRMQDVINRLSQLLKPGGLILFRDYGRYDMAQLRFKKGKCLAENFYVRGDGTRVYFFTPAINQTPCRLKVGQELSK, encoded by the exons ATGGCGGACGAGAATGACTCTTCGCGACCCCAATTCGGCAACCGTTTTCTATCTGATCCGAGTAAAGTGTTTGAACACAATGCATG GGATAATGTGGAATGGGACAGTGATCAAGAACATGCAGCATCACAAAAAATTATGGAAAATTCTGAAGTTATACTTGAAGAATATGAACAAG TGTTGTATGAGGAGAAAGCCAGTAATTTCTGGGATGAATTTTATATGCAGCATCAAAATAG GTTTTTTAAAGATCGCCACTGGTTGTTCACAGAATTTCCAGAGCTGTCTGGACCAGAGATAACATATTCTCATTATGATCAGAAAATCAACTCCAAGACTACAAAGCCAGGGACATGTTCAGGAGCAGACACAAAGTTATCCACCTGTTTACGGAACTCAAGCATTGTTAGAAAAACTGATGTTGGACAATTGCACAGTGAAAAAACACAGAATATATCAAATTTGTCCAATGTCATGGATGCAAGTGGAGAAAACAGTTTATTGCATGCAAAAGACATTGATAGAAAATTATCTCAGTTAGGGCTTTTTGATCAGGCATTTCCAGGATATCAGAAAAGCAAACGCATCCTTGAG GTTGGATGTGGTGTGGGAAATACAGTATTTCCTATCTTAGAAGCAAATAA GGATCCagacttatttatttactgctGTGATTTCTCCTTAAATGCAATACGTTTAGTTAAG GAGCACCCAGATTACAACCCTGAGAGATGTCATGCATTTGTGTGCAATATTACTGACAAAGCtttagtttttccttttcctgatGAAAGCTTGGATATTGTGATCCTCATTTTTGTGCTCTCAGCAATTCATCCAGATAG AATGCAAGATGTTATTAACAGATTATCCCAG CTCCTAAAACCAGGTGGATTGATTCTGTTCAGAGATTATGGTCGTTATGATATGGCTCAACTACGATTTAAGAAAG GTAAATGCTTAGCTGAAAACTTCTATGTCCGAGGAGATGGGACGAGGGTTTACTTTTTCACACCAG
- the LOC141881233 gene encoding solute carrier family 35 member B1-like → MIAIDVRSSSSDENMTGYVTNKRKLAVCFLGVFISYFYYGVVQEKITRADYGEKKEKFVYALSLVFIQCIVNALFAIAVLKLTYKGNEAKDSTPFRWYGICAITYLGAMLASNKSLQWVNYPTQVLGKSCKPIPVMVLGVLLAKKKYPLVKYFCVLLIVLGVALFMYKESNKKVTADISTWSLGLGEILLLVSLTCDGLTGAVQERMRAEHHVQSHHMMFNINLWSIGILAISLLTTGEVFQFVSFCQRFPHVLLHILTFSVASAIGQNFIFMTVANFGPLTCSIITTTRKFFTILGSVLLFGNSLIARQWIGVAFVFTGLTLDSFFGKAKKKI, encoded by the exons atgattGCTATTGATGTAAGAAGCAGCTCATCGGATGAAAATATGACTGGATATgtaacaaacaaaaggaagtTGGCGGTTTGCTTTTTAGGAGTATTTATATCATACTTTTACTACGGAGTCGTTCAAGAAAAAAT AACAAGAGCAGATTAtggtgaaaagaaagaaaaatttgtttatgCCCTTTCACTGGTTTTTATTCAGTGCATTGTAAATGCATTGTTTGCCATAGCAG TGCTCAAACTAACATATAAAGGAAATGAAGCCAAAGACTCTACGCCCTTTCGCTGGTATGGGATCTGTGCAATAACTTACCTTGGTGCAATGTTAGCTAGCAACAAATCTCTGCAATGGGTTAATTACCCAACACAG GTTTTAGGGAAATCATGTAAACCAATACCTG taATGGTCCTTGGAGTTCTTctagcaaaaaagaaatatcccCTTGTGAAATACTTCTGTGTCTTGCTAATTGTGTTAGGAGTGGCATTATTTATGTACAAAGAG AGCAATAAAAAAGTAACTGCAGACATCAGTACTTGGAGCCTTGGTTTAGGAGAAATTCTTCTG CTTGTGTCCCTGACATGTGATGGATTAACAGGAGCAGTTCAGGAAAGAATGAGAGCAGAGCATCATGTTCAGTCACATCACATGATGTTCAACATAAATCTGTGGTCCATTGGTATTTTAGCAATCT CTCTTCTGACAACTGGTGAAGTGTTTCAGTTTGTGAGTTTCTGCCAACGGTTTCCACATGTTTTATTACATATCCTCACATTCAGTGTGGCAAGTGCTATTGGTCAG aatttcattttcatgacgGTGGCAAACTTTGGTCCTCTGACGTGTTCCATTATCACCACAACGCGAAAGTTCTTCACCATCTTGGGCTCTGTGTTGTTGTTTGGCAATTCTCTGATCGCTCGCCAATGGATTGGTGTGGCGTTTGTGTTCACTGGATTGACACTTGACAGCTTTTTTGGAAAAGCgaagaaaaaaatctaa